One segment of Nodosilinea sp. PGN35 DNA contains the following:
- a CDS encoding DUF1350 family protein codes for MPTTTDVDLPQFRFRPLKTGWAAIHPQPQGVIFFIGGAFFGTFPTVFYRYLLRSLYYHGYTLVALPFRFSFRHWSVAVSIAAGKTQIRQELSELADQQGYSSSLYREEPNSAAFNYLWLGHSLGCKYIALLELLTDRDKKDRAILNGCIEPDQARRLTNALGDVPLKQISLLNQPSILLDPVVSDLEGAVPIKSLRALVERFIRVEPSIDQTYCLINRSQLFALTSVVAFTSQLARETVGVLEELLKLQLSSFKTLPLGNHLAAIGFKAGNAELVEAVLHAIDKAKARLPDSKG; via the coding sequence ATGCCCACTACGACAGATGTTGACTTACCCCAGTTTCGATTCAGGCCGCTAAAAACCGGATGGGCTGCTATTCATCCGCAGCCCCAGGGCGTTATTTTCTTTATTGGCGGAGCTTTTTTTGGCACTTTTCCCACCGTTTTTTACCGCTACTTGCTCCGCAGCCTCTACTACCACGGCTATACCCTGGTGGCCTTGCCCTTTCGATTTTCCTTTCGCCACTGGTCAGTGGCGGTCAGCATTGCTGCGGGCAAAACTCAAATTCGGCAAGAATTGTCGGAACTGGCCGATCAGCAGGGCTACAGCTCCAGCCTTTACCGTGAGGAGCCTAACTCAGCGGCTTTTAACTATCTATGGCTGGGTCACAGTCTGGGCTGCAAATATATTGCGCTGCTTGAGCTGCTGACGGATCGCGATAAAAAAGATCGGGCCATACTGAATGGCTGCATCGAACCCGATCAGGCCAGGCGGCTGACCAATGCCTTAGGTGATGTGCCTCTAAAACAAATTTCTCTCCTCAACCAGCCGTCTATTCTGCTCGATCCGGTTGTATCTGACCTGGAGGGGGCAGTGCCGATAAAATCGCTCAGAGCCCTGGTGGAGCGGTTTATTCGCGTAGAACCCTCTATCGACCAGACCTACTGCCTGATCAATCGCTCTCAGCTCTTTGCCCTCACCTCGGTGGTTGCGTTTACCAGCCAGTTGGCCAGAGAAACCGTTGGCGTTTTAGAAGAGCTGCTAAAGCTACAGCTGTCGAGTTTTAAGACATTGCCCCTGGGCAACCATTTGGCAGCGATCGGGTTTAAAGCAGGCAATGCTGAGCTAGTTGAGGCGGTGCTGCACGCGATTGACAAGGCCAAAGCCCGACTGCCTGACTCCAAGGGTTGA